In one Cryptococcus deuterogattii R265 chromosome 9, complete sequence genomic region, the following are encoded:
- a CDS encoding nucleolysin TIA-1/TIAR produces the protein MAAPFVQYGITPGQSAEAPKRPHLYVGNLSPRVTDYILTEIFAVAGPVVSAKIIQDRNFQHGGFNYGFVEYADMRSAEQALTTLNGRKIFDAEIRVNWAYQGNQNKEDTQHHYHVFVGDLSPEVNDDVLSKAFGAFGSLSEARVMWDMNSGKSRGYGFLSFRDKADAEQAIASMNGEWLGSRAIRVNWANQKTQTGGSRTGGGTPSYSAPSMGAPPVPAGVPSAYGAAAPGVVPGVGVGGAVGSFETVASQTPEFNTTVYVGNLIPYTTQADLIPLFQGYGYIVEIRMQADRGFAFVKLDTHQNAALAITHLQNQLVHGRPIKCSWGKDKGSMEGSAPAAGYPPMQPQIGYPNYNYYGGYNYNQAGVPGQPGQPGVAVASHTAPAVGAVGAVGAEGQAQQGAWDPAAAAAYYQAGGWGGYYTQQQDAQQPSAHQ, from the exons ATGGCTGCTCCATTCGTCCAATACGGCATCACCCCTGGTCAATCCGCCGAAGCTCCCAAACGACCCCATCTTTACGTCGGCAACCTTTCTCCTCGGGTCACCGACTACATCCTCACGGAAATTTTTGCTGTCGCTGGTCCCGTCGTCAGCGCAAAAATTATTCAAGACCGAAATTTCCAGCACGGTGGATTCAACTATGGTTTCGTCGAGTACGCCGACATGCGCTCTGCCGAGCAGGCGCTCACCACACTCAACGGCCGCAAGATCTTTGACGCCGAGATTAGGGTCAACTGGGCGTACCAGGGTAACCAGAACAAGGAGGACACACAGCACCATTACCATGTCTTTGTTGGAGACTTGAGTCCAGAGGTGAATGACGATGTCTTGTCAAAGGCGTTTGGTGCCTTTGGCAGTCTGAGCGAGGCGAGGGTCATGTGGGATATGAATTCTGGCAAGAGCAGGGGCTATGgattcctctccttccg TGACAAGGCCGATGCTGAGCAAGCTATTGCTTCCATGAACGGCGAATGGCTTGGTTCTCGTGCTATTCGTGTTAACTGGGCAAACCAGAAGACTCAGACAGGCGGCAGCCGAACCGGCGGCGGTACGCCTTCCTACTCGGCTCCCTCTATGGGTGCTCCTCCCGTTCCCGCCGGTGTCCCTTCTGCTTACGGTGCCGCCGCCCCTGGGGTTGTTCCAGGCGTCGGCGTTGGTGGTGCCGTCGGCTCATTTGAGACTGTTGCTTCCCAAACACCCGAGTTCAACACTACTGTCTATGTCGGCAACCTCATTCCTTACACCACTCAAGCCGACCtcattccccttttccaGGGCTATGGTTATATTGTTGAAATCCGCATGCAGGCCGACAGGGGCTTTGCGTTTGTCAAGCTCGACACCCACCAGAATGCCGCTTTGGCCATCACTCATTTGCAAAACCAGTTGGTGCATGGAAGGCCCATCAAGTGTTCTTGgggcaaggacaaggggTCAATGGAAGGTAGCGCACCCGCTGCTGGATACCCCCCCATG CAACCTCAAATCGGCTACCCCAACTACAACTATTACGGAGGGTACAACTATAATCAGGCCGGCGTTCCCGGTCAGCCGGGACAACCTGGCGTAGCTGTCGCGAGCCACACTGCTCCCGCTGTTGGTGCGGTCGGAGCTGTCGGAGCCGAGGGCCAGGCTCAGCAAGGCGCGTGGGACCctgcagctgctgccgcGTACTACCAGGCTGGAGGCTGGGGTGGTTACTACA CTCAACAGCAAGACGCTCAACAGCCCTCCGCGCACCAATAA